From the genome of Papilio machaon chromosome 9, ilPapMach1.1, whole genome shotgun sequence, one region includes:
- the LOC106717832 gene encoding glucosidase 2 subunit beta gives MVNSHCWVNHFQAFVLIIFTFVISAQSDVPRPRGVSLSKASLYSPTKDFTCFDGTVTIPFNYVNDDYCDCFDGSDEPGTSACLNGVFHCTNAGHRPENIPSSRVNDGVCDCCDGTDEYAEPETCKNTCEEMGREARAEAQRLADLHKAGNHLRLELIEKGNKKRNEMAEQLSQLEKDKTEAIKIKEEKESLKNELEVKENEVLQVYRDAEEKERKRKAEEEKEALIKEGTEYFSMFDSNDDNVLTVDEVKGVNAFDKNKDGEVDQEEIQYFLDNNESVDKETFLSTTWPMLKPFAMSEQGVFQQGEENEEVDDHDADEVTRDLETDEGDNEEENAEDDLPQDVDQEVEPESSRIYDNETQKIVDEASEARRQWTDAERAVREIESNIRNFQQNLEKDYGPQQEYATLDGQCLEYEDKEYVYKLCLFQKVTQKSKNGGAEVGLGNWGEWAGEDNKKYSVMKYTNGIACWNGPNRMTTVNIHCGLETKVLSVSEPYRCEYNIELATPAACDESNVSQQPSHDEL, from the coding sequence ATGGTTAATTCACACTGTTGGGTCAACCATTTTCAAGCATTTGTATTGATTATTTTCACATTTGTTATATCCGCTCAGTCTGACGTTCCTAGACCGCGCGGTGTTTCTTTATCCAAAGCGTCACTGTATTCCCCTACGAAAGACTTTACATGTTTTGATGGAACTGTGACAATCCcgtttaattatgtaaacgATGATTATTGCGATTGTTTCGACGGCAGCGATGAGCCGGGAACATCGGCTTGCTTAAACGGAGTTTTCCATTGCACAAACGCTGGTCACCGGCCGGAAAACATCCCGAGCTCTCGTGTTAACGACGGTGTATGTGATTGCTGTGATGGAACAGATGAATATGCGGAACCCGAAACGTGTAAAAACACATGTGAGGAAATGGGAAGGGAAGCCAGAGCTGAAGCGCAACGTTTGGCCGACCTACATAAAGCTGGGAATCATTTACGACTAGAATTAATAGAGAAGGGAAATAAAAAGAGAAACGAAATGGCTGAGCAACTTTCTCAATTGGAGAAAGATAAAACtgaagcaataaaaattaaggaagAAAAAGAGTCCCTGAAAAATGAGTTAGAGGTTAAAGAAAATGAAGTTCTGCAAGTATACAGAGATGCAGAAGAAAAGGAAAGAAAGAGAAAAGCGGAAGAAGAAAAGGAAGCACTCATCAAGGAGGGCACAGAATATTTCTCTATGTTTGATTCAAATGATGATAATGTGTTAACAGTAGATGAAGTAAAAGGTGTTAAtgcttttgataaaaataaggaTGGTGAAGTGGACCaggaagaaattcaatatttcttaGACAACAATGAAAGTGTAGACAAAGAAACCTTCCTGTCTACAACTTGGCCCATGCTAAAACCTTTTGCGATGTCAGAGCAAGGTGTATTCCAGCAGGGTGAAGAAAATGAGGAAGTTGATGATCATGATGCAGATGAGGTTACAAGAGATTTAGAAACTGATGAAGGAGACAATGAAGAGGAAAATGCTGAAGATGATCTCCCACAAGATGTAGATCAGGAAGTGGAACCTGAGAGCAGTAGAATCTATGATAATGAGACCCAAAAAATAGTTGATGAAGCTTCTGAAGCCCGTCGCCAATGGACAGATGCAGAAAGAGCAGTGCGGGAGATTGAGTCAAATATCAGAAATTTCCAACAAAATCTTGAGAAAGATTATGGTCCCCAACAGGAATATGCTACTTTAGATGGACAGTGCTTAGAGTATGAGGATAAGGAATATGTTTATAAGCTATGTTTATTCCAGAAAGTAACCCAGAAATCAAAGAATGGGGGAGCCGAGGTTGGTCTTGGCAACTGGGGTGAATGGGCTGGTGAGGATAACAAGAAGTATTCAGTGATGAAGTATACCAATGGCATTGCTTGCTGGAACGGGCCAAATAGAATGACAACAGTAAATATACATTGCGGATTAGAAACTAAGGTATTATCAGTCTCAGAACCCTACCGTTGTGAATATAATATAGAGCTGGCCACACCGGCTGCCTGTGATGAATCAAATGTATCACAACAACCATCGCATGATgaactataa
- the LOC106717998 gene encoding splicing factor 3A subunit 3, with protein METILEQQRSYHEERERTMDAMVKEILHKKTGHRETINGEHRLKNLHDRYVESTIRLKELYEDKDGLRKEEISALSGPNEFQEFYARLKQIKEFHRKHPNEICVPMSVEFEELAQLRENPSEDYTTPVEFTDEEGYGKYLDLHECYEKYINLKGIEKVDYITYLSIFDHLFDIPRERKNSDYRNYIRILLTYLKDFVNRVKPLLDQAQEMAAAHQDFIKQWETGTFPGWPKETGGALTNVGAHLDLSAFSSWEELASLGLDRLKSALMALGLKCGGTLEERAQRLFSTKGQTALDKSLVAKKGATKAKASTQQRHKDIAAIEAQIYRFANLVSATRTATIENVTRRAARAAGERRDESDDESDASAGADVDSDDDEVPYNPKNLPLGWDGKPIPYWLYKLHGLNISYTCEICGNYTYKGPKAFQRHFAEWRHAHGMRCLGIPNTAHFANVTQIEDALALWEKIKNQKENERFVAENDEEYEDSQGNVVNRKTYEDLKRQGLL; from the exons ATGGAAACTATTTTAGAACAGCAAAGAAGTTATCATGAAGAAAGAGAGCGTACCATGGATGCCATGGTTAAAGAAATTCTACATAAAAAGACAGGG caTCGAGAAACTATTAATGGAGAACATCGATTGAAGAATTTACATGAT AGATATGTGGAATCAACAATTAGACTTAAAGAGCTCTATGAAGATAAGGATGGTTTACGTAAGGAAGAAATCTCTGCACTTTCAGGCCCTAATGAGTTCCAAGAGTTTTATGCACGATTAAAGCAGATAAAAGAGTTCCATAGGAAACATCCTAATgaa atctGTGTCCCAATGTCTGTGGAATTTGAAGAATTGGCACAATTAAGAGAAAATCCTTCAGAAGATTATACAA CTCCAGTTGAGTTTACTGATGAAGAGGGATATGGAAAGTATTTAGATTTACATgaatgttatgaaaaatacattaactTGAAAGGTATTGAG AAAGTTGACTATATCACTTACTTGAGCATTTTTGATCATTTGTTTGATATTCCACGTGAAAGGAAGAACAGTGATTATAGGAACTATATTCGTATTTTGCTAACATACTTGAAGGATTTTGTCAATAGAGTGAAACCATTGTTAGATCAAGCCCAAGAAATGGCAGCAGCGCATCAGGATTTTATAAAGCAATGGGAAACTGGAACTTTTCCAGGATGGCCT aaagAAACTGGAGGTGCTTTAACAAATGTTGGGGCACATTTAGATTTGTCAGCGTTCTCGTCTTGGGAGGAGCTGGCTTCTCTGGGCTTGGATAGATTAAAGTCGGCTCTTATGGCATTAGGACTCAAATGTGGTGGGACTTTAGAAGAAAGAGCTCAAAG attatTCAGTACAAAAGGCCAGACAGCTTTGGATAAATCTCTCGTTGCCAAGAAAGGAGCAACAAAAGCGAAGGCTTCTACACAACAACGCCACAAGGATATTGCTGCTATTGAAGCTCAAATATATAG atttgcGAATCTGGTAAGCGCAACCCGTACAGCTACCATAGAGAATGTGACGCGTCGTGCGGCGCGCGCGGCCGGCGAACGCAGGGATGAGAGCGACGATGAGAGCGATGCCTCCGCTGGCGCAGATGTCGATTCTGACGACGACGAGGTGCCATACAACCCTAAGAACTTACCCCTCGGATGGGACGGGAAG cCTATACCATATTGGCTGTACAAACTTCACGGattaaatataagttacaCATGTGAAATATGTGGTAATTACACATATAAGGGACCGAAAGCATTTCAAAGACATTTCGCGGAATGGCGCCACGCTCACGGCATGCGATGTCTCGGAATACCTAACACTGCTCATTTCGCTAATGTCACGCAAATAGAAGATGCACTCGCGT tatgggagaaaattaaaaatcaaaaagagaACGAGAGGTTTGTAGCGGAAAATGATGAAGAATATGAAGATTCGCAAGGAAATGTAGTCAACCGCAAAACCTACGAAGATTTGAAACGACAGGGCCTTctgtaa
- the LOC106717822 gene encoding WD repeat-containing protein 36 — translation MSAKPSSQIFAGSRVLGYVSTHVPFVARFIKRRGETLLCTSVGKWFHTYGCDKFRLLSISGEHPGPITCMSGDNFHVYTASENDIYAWRRGCELKHVYKGHQAPIHKILPFGIHLISIDKNNVLKIFDIKEETEFLELGFDEKDFKISTICHPPTYLNKILLGSQQGKLQIWNVRTSKLVYTFDGWKSPVTVTEPAPAVDVVAIALANGKIILHNLRYNEKVMEFVHDWGKVSCLSFRLDGIPVMVTGSTKGHIVMWNLEEKKVMSQIQSAHSSRVAGLQCLASEPLMVTNSQDNSLKMWIFDMPDGGARLLKIREGLSRPPNLVRHCEPTGENLLAAGRDSSLHIMNTVTETFNKSMGRASHNRKASKKKKRIEVDYLVLPPITKLSSCMQRDKQWDSIASLHDGMYMATTWSYNRIFMGEHKLKPPEMDKGVQATCLTVTHCGNFVVIGYSNGQVHKFNMQSGIYRGFYGKEKKAAHKGAIRGVETDLCNQRVFTVGADDKIKFWYFKLATSPFHIMKLEESVNSTKYHRESGLLALANEDFTITLIDVDTMKVVRKFDGHIGKINDIDFDCQSRWLVSSSMDCTICTWDIPSAQLVDIFYVEQPCTSLSMSPTGDYLATTHVGELGVFLWANKLLYERIFLKGIDRSAVDIPKLKLPNSTIEKPEIEDIGIIDLGEPEYKSPEQISRELITLSDQPTSRWLNLLNLDIVKMRNKPKTAITVPKSAPFFLPTIPSLELEFDLEKDKENGDRKLLIPESLSTLSPFAKRLVACNNPEEYGPCVDKLKTLSPAAIEAEIISMGVDAGGSIEVMEHFLSMVGCMLKTNRDFELAQSYLSLFLKTHTKAISQSKELLNVLESVEEAATETWSRLQAHLMYNICVVKALKDM, via the exons atgtCGGCAAAACCAAGCAGTCAAATATTCGCCGGATCTAGAGTATTAGGTTATGTTAGTACACATGTACCTTTTGTAGCCAGATTTATTAAAAGGCGCGGAGAAACACTGCTATGTACAAGTGTAGGAAAGTGGTTTCATACTTATGGATGTGATAAGTTTCGTTTGCTTAGTATTAGTGGTGAACATCCAGGGCCAATCACTTGTATGAGCGGCGATAATTTTCATGTATATACAGCTAGTGAAAACGATATATATGCCTGGAGACGAGGATGCGAACTAAAGCATGTTTACAAAGGTCATCAGGCACCTATTCACAAAATACTACCTTTTGGTATACATCTCATATCAAttgataaaaacaatgtattaaaaatatttgacattaaAGAAGAAACGGAATTCTTGGAATTAGGTTTCGATGAAAAGGATTTCAAAATATCTACCATTTGTCATCCTCCAACTTATTTGAACAAGATATTACTTGGTAGCCAGCAAGGAAAACTTCAAATATGGAATGTGCGTACTTCAAAGTTGGTGTACACATTTGACGGTTGGAAATCTCCAGTTACGGTTACGGAACCCGCACCAGCTGTTGATGTCGTCGCTATCGCTTTAGCCAAtggcaaaattattttacacaactTGCGCTACAATGAGAAGGTTATGGAGTTTGTTCATGATTGGGGCAAGGTCAGTTGCTTGTCATTTAGGTTGGATGGGATCCCTGTAATGGTGACCGGGAGCACTAAAGGACACATTGTGATGTGGAATTTAGAAGAGAAGAAGGTAATGTCACAAATTCAATCAGCTCATTCATCCCGAGTGGCCGGTCTGCAGTGCTTGGCATCGGAACCTTTAATGGTGACAAATTCTCAAGATAACTCTTTAAAGATGTGGATCTTTGATATGCCTGATGGTGGTGCTAGACTTTTGAAGATAAG AGAAGGACTTTCTCGTCCTCCAAACTTGGTGCGTCACTGTGAACCAACAGGGGAGAATCTTTTAGCTGCAGGAAGAGACAGTAGCCTGCACATCATGAATACTGTCACGGAGACATTTAATAAGAGTATGGGAAGAGCATCTCATAATAGAAAGGCTTCTAAAAAGAAAA aGAGAATTGAAGTAGACTACCTAGTTTTACCACCAATAACAAAACTAAGTTCTTGTATGCAACGAGATAAACAATGGGACAGTATAGCTTCTCTTCATGACGGCATGTATATGGCCACCACTTGGTCTTACAACAGGATATTTATGGGGGAACATAAGCTTAAACCTCCGGAAATGGATAAAGGTGTTCAGGCTACATGTTTAACGGTTACACACTGTGGAAACTTTGTTGTTATag GTTATTCTAATGGACAAGtgcataaatttaatatgcagTCAGGAATTTATAGAGGATTTTATGGCAAAGAGAAAAAAGCAGCTCACAAAGGAGCGATCAGAGGAGTGGAGACTGATCTTTGCAATCAAAGAGTATTTACAGTGGGCGCTGATGACAAAATCAAGTTTTGGTACTTCAAATTAG CTACGAGCCCATTCCATATAATGAAGTTAGAAGAGTCAGTAAACAGCACTAAATATCACAGGGAGAGTGGTTTATTGGCGCTTGCTAATGAAGACTTTACAATAACTTTGATTGATGTGGATACTATGAAAGTTGTAAGAAAATTTGACGGACATATAGGCAAGATAAATGATATAGATTTTGATTGTCAAAGCAG atggTTGGTGAGTTCTTCAATGGATTGTACTATTTGTACTTGGGACATACCAAGCGCACAGCTTGTGGATATATTCTAt gtgGAACAGCCATGTACATCATTAAGTATGTCTCCCACTGGAGACTATTTGGCCACCACACATGTCGGAGAGTTGGGTGTCTTTCTTTGGGCCAACAAACTTTTGTATGAAAGAATTTTCCTCAAAGGCATTGACAGGAGTGCAGTTGATATTCCCAAATTAA aATTACCAAACTCGACAATTGAAAAGCCAGAAATAGAAGATATAGGAATCATAGATTTGGGTGAACCTGAATATAAATCTCCCGAACAAATAAGTAGAGAACTTATAACATTATCCGATCAGCCGACATCGAGGTGGCTTAATCTTTTGAATTTGGACATAGttaaaatgagaaataaacCTAAAACAGCAATAACGGTTCCCAAATCCGCGCCATTCTTCCTCCCTACAATACCGAGTCTTGAACTCGAGTTCGATTTGGAGAAAGACAAAGAAAATGGTGATAGAAAACTTTTGATACCAGAATCTTTATCTACGTTGTCGCCGTTCGCAAAACGACTAGTCGCTTGTAATAATCCAGAGGAATATGGACCGTGTGTGGATAAACTTAAGACTCTATCTCCCGCGGCCATAGAGGCAGAAATTATAAGCATGGGAGTAGACGCGGGGGGTTCCATAGAGGTCATGGAACACTTCTTGTCTATGGTCGGCTGTATGCTTAAAACTAACAGAGACTTCGAATTGGCGCAGTcctatttaagtttattcctAAAGACTCATACTAAAGCAATATCTCAAAGTAAAGAGTTATTAAACGTCCTTGAATCTGTGGAAGAAGCCGCGACGGAGACTTGGTCGCGACTTCAGGCACATCTCATGTATAACATTTGTGTTGTTAAAGCATTAAAAGATATGTAA